One genomic segment of Arthrobacter sp. Marseille-P9274 includes these proteins:
- the fdh gene encoding formate dehydrogenase, protein MSRFSFLGWPVVRQFGSGDPLGRGEAVTSPKTRGIMPRTSTADRVVQSVCPYCAVGCGQRVFVKDEKVVQIEGDPDSPISRGRLCPKGSASEQLVNAPGRQTKVLYRAPHAKDWQQLDLDTAIEMVADRFLEARRNNWQQNDEQGRPLRRTMGIAGLGGATLDNEENYLIKKLFTAAGAIQLENQARIUHSATVPSLGTSFGRGGATQSLQDMANADCIVIQGSNMAECHPVGYQWVTEAKARGARVIHVDPRFTRTSAVADKHVPIRAGSDVVLLGALINHVISNELWFKEYVLSYTNAATLVGEDFRDTEDLDGLFSGFDPATGQYDLSSWAYERKRGAEEPGGHEHGADTAARAAGQQYGSGGPTLANPQFEQDPTLEHPRTVFQILKRHYARYTPEMVREACGISLEDFDYLARAVTENSGRDRTTCFAYAVGWTQHTLGAQFIRTAAILQLLLGNVGRPGGGIMALRGHASIQGSTDIPTLFNLLPGYLPMPKAEMETLEQYLEGIASPTQKGYWAAADTYTVSLLKAWWGDAANEDSEWGYRYLPRINGPHGTYETVMKMLDDDVEGYFLFGQNPAVGSAHGRMQRLAMSHLKWLVVRDLSLIESATWWKDGPEIASGELATEDIATEVFFMPAATHVEKAGSFTQTQRMLQWRHQAVLPPGDCQSELEFFYELGKRIRAKLADSTDERDRPLLDLTWDYPMNEHGEPDAEAVLAEINGVHLTGPQAGKPLSSYTEMRADGSTSGGCWIYTGVYADGINHAADRKPQQEQGPVAPEWGWVWPANRRILYNRASADPDGKPWSERKKYVWWDSEQSRWTGQDVPDFPVDRAPGTRPDPEAGGAAALAGDDPFIMQSDGKGWLFAPKGMVDGPLPTHYEPQESPIANPLYRQQQNPARLTYPRADNLSAPSAGEPGSEVYPYVFTTYRLTEHHTAGGMSRWLPYLSELQPEMFCEVSPELAAERGLEPYGWATIISPRSAIEARVLVTERVKPLVVSGRTFHQIGLPYHWGVGQDAVVSGDAANDLLGVTLDPNVQIQESKVGSCAIVPGRRPRGAALLSLIADYQTRAGVTPETGNQKPTSPGRASGHETKEEN, encoded by the coding sequence ATGTCGCGGTTCAGCTTCTTAGGATGGCCGGTTGTCCGGCAATTCGGCTCGGGTGATCCACTCGGCCGCGGCGAAGCCGTGACATCGCCGAAGACCCGTGGAATTATGCCGCGGACGTCAACTGCGGACCGAGTGGTCCAAAGCGTGTGCCCCTACTGCGCCGTCGGATGCGGCCAGCGTGTCTTCGTCAAGGACGAAAAGGTCGTCCAGATCGAAGGGGACCCCGATTCGCCGATTTCCCGGGGGAGGCTCTGCCCCAAAGGATCGGCCAGCGAGCAACTGGTCAACGCGCCCGGCAGGCAGACAAAGGTGCTCTATCGGGCACCCCACGCCAAGGACTGGCAGCAGCTGGACCTGGACACCGCCATCGAGATGGTGGCCGACAGATTCCTCGAGGCACGCCGGAACAACTGGCAGCAGAACGATGAGCAGGGCCGGCCGCTGCGCCGCACCATGGGCATTGCCGGTCTGGGCGGGGCCACGCTGGACAATGAAGAGAACTACCTGATCAAGAAGCTCTTCACCGCCGCAGGGGCCATCCAGCTGGAGAACCAGGCCCGCATTTGACACTCCGCCACGGTTCCCAGTTTGGGAACCTCGTTTGGGCGGGGAGGCGCCACACAATCGCTCCAAGACATGGCAAATGCCGACTGCATCGTTATCCAGGGCTCCAACATGGCCGAATGCCACCCCGTGGGCTACCAGTGGGTGACGGAGGCCAAGGCTCGGGGAGCAAGGGTCATCCATGTGGACCCGCGGTTCACCCGCACCAGCGCGGTAGCCGACAAGCATGTGCCCATCCGCGCCGGATCGGACGTCGTGCTGCTTGGCGCCCTGATCAACCATGTGATCAGCAACGAGCTGTGGTTCAAGGAGTATGTGCTCTCCTATACCAACGCGGCGACGCTGGTCGGCGAAGACTTCCGTGACACTGAGGACCTCGACGGGCTGTTCTCCGGATTCGACCCTGCGACCGGGCAGTACGACCTGTCTTCCTGGGCCTATGAGCGGAAGCGCGGCGCGGAAGAACCCGGCGGGCACGAGCACGGCGCCGACACCGCGGCGCGGGCGGCCGGCCAGCAATACGGCAGCGGGGGCCCGACGCTGGCAAACCCTCAATTCGAACAAGACCCCACGCTGGAGCACCCGCGGACCGTGTTCCAGATCCTCAAGCGGCACTATGCGCGCTACACCCCCGAGATGGTCCGCGAGGCCTGCGGCATTTCCCTCGAGGATTTCGACTATCTGGCCCGGGCCGTCACGGAGAACTCCGGAAGGGACCGGACCACGTGCTTCGCGTACGCCGTCGGATGGACGCAGCACACCCTGGGCGCTCAGTTCATCCGGACCGCGGCGATCCTGCAATTGCTGCTGGGCAACGTGGGACGCCCCGGCGGGGGGATCATGGCGCTGCGCGGCCACGCCAGCATCCAAGGCTCCACCGACATTCCAACCCTGTTCAACCTGCTGCCGGGCTACCTCCCGATGCCCAAGGCCGAAATGGAGACCCTGGAGCAATACCTGGAAGGCATCGCCTCGCCCACCCAGAAGGGATACTGGGCGGCCGCCGACACCTACACGGTCAGCCTGCTCAAGGCCTGGTGGGGCGACGCGGCCAACGAGGATTCGGAATGGGGCTACCGCTACCTGCCCCGGATCAACGGCCCCCACGGCACGTACGAGACGGTCATGAAAATGCTTGACGACGACGTCGAGGGCTACTTCCTCTTCGGCCAGAACCCCGCCGTCGGGTCGGCCCACGGGCGCATGCAGCGGCTGGCCATGTCCCATTTGAAATGGCTGGTCGTGCGGGACCTGAGCCTGATCGAATCGGCTACGTGGTGGAAGGACGGCCCGGAGATCGCCTCGGGCGAACTCGCGACCGAAGATATCGCCACTGAAGTCTTCTTCATGCCGGCAGCCACTCACGTGGAGAAGGCCGGATCCTTCACGCAGACGCAGCGGATGCTCCAATGGCGCCACCAGGCTGTCCTGCCGCCGGGCGATTGCCAGAGCGAACTGGAGTTCTTCTACGAACTGGGCAAGCGCATCCGGGCGAAACTGGCGGACTCGACCGATGAGCGGGACCGGCCGCTGCTGGACCTGACGTGGGACTATCCCATGAACGAACACGGCGAGCCCGACGCCGAGGCGGTGCTCGCGGAGATCAACGGCGTGCATCTGACGGGGCCGCAGGCCGGCAAACCACTCTCGTCCTACACCGAGATGCGCGCCGACGGGTCGACGTCGGGCGGCTGCTGGATCTACACCGGAGTCTATGCGGACGGTATCAACCATGCCGCCGATCGGAAACCGCAGCAGGAACAAGGCCCGGTCGCCCCCGAATGGGGCTGGGTCTGGCCCGCGAACAGGAGAATTCTCTATAACCGGGCATCGGCGGACCCCGACGGCAAACCTTGGAGCGAACGCAAGAAGTACGTCTGGTGGGACTCGGAGCAGAGCCGGTGGACCGGACAGGACGTGCCGGACTTCCCCGTGGACCGCGCGCCGGGGACTCGACCGGATCCCGAGGCCGGCGGAGCCGCGGCGCTCGCGGGCGACGATCCGTTCATCATGCAATCGGACGGCAAGGGATGGCTTTTCGCGCCGAAGGGCATGGTGGACGGACCCCTGCCGACGCACTACGAGCCCCAGGAGTCTCCGATCGCCAACCCGCTCTACCGGCAGCAGCAGAATCCTGCCCGGCTGACCTATCCGCGCGCGGACAACCTCAGCGCGCCCAGCGCAGGCGAGCCCGGTTCCGAGGTCTACCCCTACGTGTTCACCACGTACCGCCTGACCGAGCATCACACGGCCGGCGGGATGAGCCGATGGCTGCCCTACCTCTCCGAGCTCCAACCGGAAATGTTCTGCGAGGTTTCCCCGGAACTGGCAGCCGAACGGGGACTGGAGCCCTACGGATGGGCCACCATCATCTCGCCGCGTTCGGCGATCGAGGCCAGAGTGCTGGTAACCGAACGGGTGAAGCCGCTGGTCGTGAGCGGGCGGACCTTCCACCAGATCGGGTTGCCCTACCACTGGGGCGTGGGGCAGGACGCTGTGGTTTCCGGCGACGCGGCCAACGACCTGCTCGGGGTGACACTCGATCCGAACGTGCAGATCCAGGAGTCCAAGGTCGGGTCGTGCGCCATCGTCCCGGGGCGCCGGCCGCGTGGCGCCGCGCTGCTATCGCTGATCGCCGATTACCAGACCCGTGCGGGGGTGACACCGGAGACCGGCAACCAGAAGCCCACCAGTCCCGGCCGAGCCTCGGGCCACGAGACGAAGGAGGAGAACTGA